A window of Populus trichocarpa isolate Nisqually-1 chromosome 17, P.trichocarpa_v4.1, whole genome shotgun sequence genomic DNA:
AATCACGTAAACAAACACCCTCTAAACTCCATTCATATAGCAGATTTGATTCTTTTAAGATCCCTCGCTCATGCGGTATGCTGAATACTTTTCCAAACTCATAGGGCCAACTTAATTCGGCTAACTTAAATCATTCTCTTCTTAtattgccttttgttttcataaatcattacttaaaataattaatgatattttgtatGTTCGTGCAAGGAGATCTaagttttttaaacataaaaacaaatattcagatctcaataatgttttttagtattatcattaaacttaaaaataatatcattttgatttttttttattaagataaattttcatattaatatatctcttttttattctaGCCACCACAATCTTTTTAActggaataattatttttatttttttttaattatgattattaaaataagttaacaaaaaagatcaaaatagtatatctatatttttttatgatagaaaGCTAAAATAAcccataaatataataaaatcatgttcaaaatctattatttaagaaccatggtaaaattaaaaaaaaaaattggagtattataaatcttttttggagtgtgaaaaaaaaaccaaagaaaaaatttggaaaaagtgaaaagaaaaaaagaaaccccTAGGTAATTATTAGataaattcaatttatcatATTATCCATATAAACTAAACCAACAAATACAATACACTTGAATACAATCATATAGGCTGCGTACATATATAGATGATATCACATGATTTTATCTATATAACTATGTGTTATATGTTTATGAAAATGTGACTTTTCTAGCGTTTGTCATGGttagtaataattaaaaaaaaaaaataaaagttagaaACTTAAATAGATAGAACCAAAATTAATgacttattcaaataaaaattaagcaaaaagtTAGGCTACTAATTGCCAACCCTCCAATAACTTCTCCGTCTCCTATTtagaagtatattaaaataatattttatttatttttaaaaaattatttttgacatcagcatatcaaaatgatttaaaaacatcagaaaaatattaatttaaaacaaagaaaaaaatataaaaattaatttttttaaaaaacacaaaaacaaacaggtagATGCATTTCATTCTCATGtatgtttataaattaaaaaaacataattttgaataattttgacaGAAAATCCAATTCAAAATGTTTAAGAAATCTAGGAACTCAATTAACACAGAAAACTTTGAAAAACTCTATTAAggttcttcaattttttaaaaaaatataatttcaatgcataaattaaaataatttataagaatattttcaactctcTATCTCTGTTTTTATTGTAAAGGAACCTCCAGaattaaaaagcattaatttcGTTGTATAAGCGAGGGCTATAGGCTTGAAAAGCGAAGTACATCGTTTGAGCAAAGTGAATAACTGTAAAGATTCCACTTCTATCGAAATCTCATTTTGTACTCCAactcataatttcttttttgaattcttcATATATAGAAATATGCATAATCATTTTgttcaagaaattaatttttctttttaaggagattttaacattttaagTAGAAAttctaaaatgttaaaaatggaAATTTATGGTAAACATCCTAAAgctcatttattttctatatttgaaaaaatcacaCTTTACTTACTACTATTAATATAGTTGATAACACCTTATATATTAAATCGGTAACGCGCAAactcagataaaaaaataattgttaaatattATAGGTTCTCCACTAgaattgatttaatcatggtTATAAAATCTGATCTAGGTTTCAAATCAGGATAAGACCTTGGTCATTGGTCAGCGCTGTCGACTCCAAACAACCTCTTTTACCCAAACTTAATgaatatgaataattacatatcaataagaaaattaacgacataaaaatataataaaaacaacaaccaaataaatctatcatgtatttttaaaatataaacaatatccATCCATCATAATAAACGACAATCAAATAAGTTGTTCAAGTGGAAACACATTTTGAtatcatgataaatttaaaaaacaaaacattcttAAAGCATGAAATAGACTGTGAGTGTAAATACTGATAGAAATTTTTTtcggtaaaactattaaatctagtaatgaaatttcttgaaatatttgtaCTAAGAAATTCttgaggatttgttttttcttggctTGCACATTCGAGATAtgtgtaaaattaatttatggtcTTGGATATCAGAAGGATATAATTGCAATTCTATTAAATATCAAGGAGTCAATTGGCTAAAAATTGCTCCTGCGAGTTAATTGATAAAGCAAGTAAAACTGAGcggaaattttgattttaacccTATTCTTCAATGACCACTAGAGATGAAATTATTGGCccatataatttaatcaaaaataaaatgtagaaTTTTCCGCATTTCAAAAGAGTTacttataatttaaagtaattattaCTAAATTCATTTCTAGCTCaattctttcattatttttatgttgttttggaatttatttcttaaaaaggaaaagagaagtaGGTAAGATGAGAATATATGATTTTGAAAGGAGACATTTAACCAAGcaattatttaatgatttttaatactatgagtattaaaatttaattagttttgatcAGCTACATGActaaattatgattaatttagtatttgtttttgcagtctaaccacatgtttttaaaagatcttgaatttctttgtaaaatattataaataattaaataaaaagtattataagtgaaaaattataaatttaactactctttataaaatattttactgatcttcattaaataaaaagtattttattagtAACTTTTCTATTAAATGATttataacaaataaacacaagTTGTAAAGCATTTTCgtgtaaaatgaaaaataaatacttaagATACTAAAGTTTACTAGATTGATTTCTACGTTAACATTCCGAGAAGAGGCAGTGAGTGATAAGCTAAAATCCAACAGCAGACACTATGGCCATTGATCTCTACCGGGCAATTTCTCGagatctttaaatttatttatgtatagaGTAGGACGATGCGCCTGTATAAACcatgttattaaacccggattGGTCTGATGAGTTAATTTGAAAACTGAATTGAtctgagtttattaaaaaattagctaGTACAACAACCCGGTCATATccagtttaataactatggttttaAAATTTGTGGATGAATGTATCCTTATAGTGTTAgtgttttttgttatgttttaggCATTTACATACtatatatttttcactttttttattttcataagagataaaagataaaagatatagcattttatttatatgaaaatctaaaaaaaaaacttataaatagcaaaataacaatttgctttttaaataatatcatatatattattttaagataattttagaaatttattcaatcaagtatgtacttgatttttctaggtctagaattgtaattcactgtattaattacattatagtccttaatttctaaaatttatttacaattaagtcacacttaattaattatctcattttaatttttgataaatgGTTCTTATATGtatgacccattaggttccttaataaattagatcaaatataaatcataatcctaaataaaataaaataaacaatttaatttattatcaattcaataattgattgatttatatttgaagatcaagtacaatgtctaaCAACCTATCATGATATCCTAaacattagaaaaaatcataaatagtTTGACTTAATCTTTTTGTGactattttcttggtttaattattatcttttcatcATGAATGTTCAAATTTACACATTTAGTATGAAGTATGTCTGCTTTGTTATATCGTTTTAATTCTCAATGTTATAGTCATTTATTATCTGAATAAGATTTTCAAACTCTTTTTAAGACTTATTCCACCTTGGCCAATGATTTCATaattaatactatttgagaacagataGATCATTTTTCCTAATTCACATAAGGTGATGAATTCTTTATTGATCACTTAAatacatttatattatttatgttatactTAGTATTTGCTTGTTTACTATCATTGATTATGACAATATGTGATCAGGATCAAAGCATAATACTTCTTATAAGAGATCACTTAATGATTTTAAGTTTAATGATTATTTACACAACTATCATGAGAGCCTTAAAGAATGAACATATGACAAACATTCACGTATTAGTTACAAGTATCACTCATACCTCAGTTTATAAGAGCaactgcttcctttcataaaaaactGAATATAATATGTATCGATCTCAACAGTTCTAATTAATGTTCAATCTTAATAGAACATTGACTAGGAtcatttaggaacaatgctttgatgcaataaaaatctcataattataacaactttataactTCTtacaaatcatttttgtttcataaactttatctttactctagattgattaattaaatattagattcattaataaaatataaataaatattaaaaataaaatataaatcctttttcatgaataaaatcaatGCTATATATAACCAACTaattagttatataatataattaattagctaCGTAACATATTCACAGACAAACTTTTTTATgtatgaaaagatcaaaatataaaaagtctCACAATACTACATAAGTGCCAAATCTCTAAAGTTAAGTTATATCACgatattgaaaatcaaattattcaTTATACTTCACCTCTTCTGCCCTCCAAAAGAGTTTGGGTTTGGGCGTTGCATTTAAGCTTTTATAGGTGACAGCTACAAtcttatttgtaaaaatatcttaaatttagTGAAAGTCATTTAGTTATTTACTGGTTTACAGTATTGggtaggattaattttttttaccataataaaaaaatatttaggttgtAGAAAGTTATTTGGTAATATTATTGAACATGATCTAGTGGATCAATCTTAAAATCTCATGATCCAACTTTTTATCTAgtccgagtttaaaattaaatcatgcgGTAGGCGGCTTGATGCGACCTAGTCGACTTGGTTGGTCAAAAGACATCCTAGTTGAatggtaaacaaaaaaaaagtataaggatgaaattgagaagaaaaaatataaaactaacagaaaaaaaattgcttctCGACCCAACTTCTTTCCTAAcctagatttaaaattaaattgtgtgagaGTTACTCCGACACAACCCAATCAACTTGACCAacccctaaaaaaaatataaagatgaaattaagaaaaaaaaaagaatgaaattaatagGAAAAACCTATTAACCTAACTCTTTATCTAacctgagtttaaaattaaatcacgtAAGAGTTATCTCAACGTGATTCGGTGGACTTGATCGGTCCAAATTAAGACAACctaaataatgattaaaaaaaatatgagaatgaaattaagagaaaaataataaaattaaaaaaaaaattaaattaaaaagaaaagagagagaaaaagattcaTGATTCATATAAATAGTGAAGCTCCGTAAGCTTTCTCAAatctaatcaataaaaataatttgttttccttATACAATAATCaatatcaataatataattttaccaCTATGATGAATACTAATCTAATcaagtgtgtttttttaataattattacttaatagagaaaatataaatataatagaagTTAACATGATATTCATCGCAATCAAAGAACTTAAGAGGTGTCTGAGAGTTTGgtaacggttgcttttcaaagtgatttttatttaaaaatacattaaaataatattttttttaaaaataatttttgatatcagtacatcaaaacgatctaaaaatataaaaaatttaatttttttaaaatatttttaaaatataaaaacaaccatGCAAATCTAAGCTAGAGTACAATAGAAATATCATAAACGTGTATTTAGTGGGGTCATGTCGCGAGTTTAAATTATCCTTCCAtgtaaaaacagaaaagaaatatGCATTTAGTTGGACTATTCTATTTTAACcggatttgaaaggtaaaaaaattcCAGTGTCTCTCAATTCCCCCCCAAAATATATATCTCTGTTTTTCACTTTCATCCCTCAactcctcttctctctctctgaaGCACCAAGCAGCAGTGAGAGTTTTCCTACCATTTCTTAAGGGTGCATCAAGCAccaacccttttctttttctcgcgCTCCGTCTCTCTTCTTTACTATTGAATCCCTATcaattttcctaaaaaacccctcttttatataatttattatttgaatctcTGGCCCTCTTCTCCCTCTACCGGATTTTGAGGTAAATCTCCACTTCTCTatctgtctttcttttcttttccgtGTTTTAGCTTTTAAGCTGTATTTGACTATGCTTGATATTATTAGCTCTTGCTTGAATTGTAGGATTTTGCTTGAAAAGATTATTGCTTTGCACTGTATGATCCAACTCCTCATCTGGGTTCTCTTCgaaattaagaattttattagTGGATAGTGTATTTGGATGGATGGCTCTCTGtgcttgttttcctttctttaatgCTCGTAATTGTTATTCAAGTTGTCCGGGGGTACTGATGGATTGGTTTTCTAGAGATGTTTGGTTCAATTTGGGTTGTTGTTGAATGCTGTggtatttttcttggtttgttttGGTACtgttcaatgttttttatttaatgggttGCTTTTAGGACCAATGGGGAAAAGGGCTAATAAGAAAAAGGCTCGCCCACCGCAGAAGGAGAAGCGGGTCGCTGGCCATTCTCCCAATATTGTGCCTGAACAAGCAAATCCCAATGTTGAAATTGTTGACGGAGTTACAGCagtgaaagagagaaaattgtgTTCTCACTTTGACAAGGGTTTTGATGCGAACAAATTGTCGGACAAAATTAGGTCTTTGGATTCTCTTAGGTGTGAGGATTGTCGAGAAGGTGTTGGTGATAGGAAGGGGGCTAAGGGAAGGGGTAAACAAGCTAAGAAGAAAGGAAGTGGTTCGGTTGATTCAAAATCCCAGTCGAAAGCCATTTGGGTCTGTTTAGAATGTGGGCATTTAGCCTGTGGAGGGGTTGGTTTGCCAACGACTGCTCAGAGCCATGCAGTTCGTCATTCCAAGCAGAGTCGTCATCCTTTGGTCTTCCAATGGGAAAACCCTCAACTTCAATGGTGCTTCCCATGTAATACACTAATTCCAGTTGAGAAAACAGAGGGAAATGGTGAGAAAAAAGATTCAGTATTTGAGGTTGTAAAGACGATCAAGGCGCAATCATTTGAACAGTCATCAGTGGATGCCGTGGATGTTTGGATTGGAAGAGGCAGTATTCTTAGTGAACTTAATGCAGAAGGCACTGAGGCAACTAGTTCAGAGGGAAGAAGTGGTCATGTGGTGAGAGGCTTGGTTAATCTTGGGAACACTTGCTTCTTTAATTCAGTCATGCAGAATCTTCTATCTATGAACAAGTTGCGTGACTACTTAAATGAAGAGGCATCTCTTGGGCCTTTATCAATTGCTTTAAAGAAGCTATTTACTGATCTACAAGCTGAGGCCAGTTTAAGAAATGTAATCAATCCGAAATCTTTTTTTGGGTCGGTCTGTTCCAAGGCTCCCCAGTTTAGGGGTTATCAGCAGCAAGATAGTCATGAATTGCTGTGCTGCTTACTTGACGGGCTTTCTACTGAAGAGTTGATTGTTAGAAAGCGAAGAAATGCTTCCAAGGAAGATGGCATTCCTCCAAAACATGGTCCTACGTTTGTGGATTCTGCTTTTGGGGGTCGAATTTCTAGCACTGTTTGTTGTGTAGAATGTGGGCACTCCTCAATAATGCATGAGCCATTTCTAGATCTCTCACTTCCAGTTCCAATGAAGAAACCTCCAATTAAAAAAGTCCAACCTGTCTCTCgagcaaagaaaacaaagctGCCACCAAAGAGAGGGGGGAAGGTTCAACCAAAGGTTAACAAAAATATGGATTCAGTGCCAGCTCAAAATATATCAAACCCATCAGTCCATAGTGAGTCTTCATGCCAAACACAATCTTCTTCAGATAACACTCTAGCACCAGATTCAACTGTTCCATCGACTGCGGTCAGTGAAAGTGGCATAGCTTCACAGAATTCGATGGCTGGTATTGAATCTGATAGTAAGCAAGCTGTTGAGACAACAATGGAGCAAACAGCAAGTTCATTTGAAGACTTCTGGATGGATTATGTCGGACCGGAAACTACATCAGATGAGCATGATCTTACTTCAGAAAATAATGATCTTGCAGCAGGTTGGCAATGCGGGGACAAATTTGACATTCCTAATGATGGCTTAATGGAGACTTGCCAGGCATCTTCAATTGATGGGGAGCCAAATCAAAAACCAGAATCTTCTTCTGTTAATCCTTGGGAAGAGGAGGTTCCATTTCAAGTTCAAAGCTCTGAAGTTCTTCTGCTTCCGTACAGAGAAGAGGGCTATACTGATGGGGAGATAATGAAAGGAGAAGCTGAGGCTTCCTCATCGTTTGTGGGCTGCGAACAAGATGAAGCGGAATTTGATGGCATTGGTGACTTATTCAATGAGCCTGAGGTTTCGGCAGCTCCTGTTGCAGGGCCCTCTTTACCTAATGAAGTTGCTGGACCAGTTTTTATCGCAGGAATTGGCAGTGAGTCTGATCCTGATGAAGTTGACGATACTGATTCTCCAGTGTCTATAGAGAGTTGTTTGTCTCATTTTGTAAAGCCAGAACTTCTCTCCAATGATAATGCTTGGGAATGTGAGAACTGTTCAAAAATCCTGCAACAGCAAAGGTTGGATGCAAAGAAGAAGCAAGctaaaatatcttcaaaaactttattaaatGGAGGTGAGACACAAATACAAAGTGATTCAGTGAGTTTATACAAGGACATCTCATATGCCTCTGAGGTCAGAAACTTTCAGAATGGAGATGGTATCCCTAATAACCTTCTCAACTCCACACCTGAAGTCTTTGATTCAGGTAATGattcctcaaataaaaaattcatacaaGCTGAAATTGTTCAGACAGAGATGGAACCGTTTATTTCTCAAAGTGAAGAGAGGAAATATGAGATGAATGTTTCACATAGCTCCGGTTACTATGAATCATGTAATGGAGAAACTTTGAGTGGTCCACCTGTTGATTCTTGTAGTGTTGATGAGACAAGGGGTACTGGATATACCATGGCTAAAGATGAGCAGACTGGCTCCAACTTCTCTGGAACCTGTGAGTCAGATGTGAATGAGGATGAggataaaacttcaaaaaaactgAATGTAAAGAGGGATGCAACTAAGAGGGTCCTTATTGATAAAGCACCGCCGATTCTAACCATTCATTTGAAGAGGTTCAGTCAAGATGCTCGTGGTCGTTTATGTAAATTGAGCGGCCATGTTACCTTCCGAGATGTACTTGATCTTGGACCTTATATGGATCCCAGGTACCTATCATTTAGCACTATCTTTGATTCCActataaatgatttttcataGTCCTATTGATTTTTCATCTTGTTGGCTTGGTGCCTTTGCTGTGAAAGCTCTGAAACCCTTTTACCGTAAAGGCTATATTTAATAGTTAAGGCAGTTCATGATTCTGCAGAGTTATGGTCCCTCTCATCACAAGTGATAGTAATGCATGAGAACAGCAAGTCATTTTGCTGCATTCGAGCTATTTATTTATGGAGTGGAACTGCATCAATGATTTCTGGCCTGATGCTTGCAATCATATGcattttctcttatcatttatGAGTTATGGTCTGTCAGAACAACACGTTTGAAGAGATATTATTTACCAAAATGAGCTTTttacatggaaaagaaaaaagtagatAGGTTTTTCAGAGGCTGTGAACTTATAGGACAACTTCcaggaaataaaattttaaactgtCTCGTTAAGAGGAATACAAAATggacaaatattttattagatataaataatcaaacaagaaaCTTGTGATGGAATTATATAGTTTCCCTTGACTCTTGTTCA
This region includes:
- the LOC7496628 gene encoding ubiquitin carboxyl-terminal hydrolase 2 isoform X2, yielding MGKRANKKKARPPQKEKRVAGHSPNIVPEQANPNVEIVDGVTAVKERKLCSHFDKGFDANKLSDKIRSLDSLRCEDCREGVGDRKGAKGRGKQAKKKGSGSVDSKSQSKAIWVCLECGHLACGGVGLPTTAQSHAVRHSKQSRHPLVFQWENPQLQWCFPCNTLIPVEKTEGNGEKKDSVFEVVKTIKAQSFEQSSVDAVDVWIGRGSILSELNAEGTEATSSEGRSGHVVRGLVNLGNTCFFNSVMQNLLSMNKLRDYLNEEASLGPLSIALKKLFTDLQAEASLRNVINPKSFFGSVCSKAPQFRGYQQQDSHELLCCLLDGLSTEELIVRKRRNASKEDGIPPKHGPTFVDSAFGGRISSTVCCVECGHSSIMHEPFLDLSLPVPMKKPPIKKVQPVSRAKKTKLPPKRGGKVQPKVNKNMDSVPAQNISNPSVHSESSCQTQSSSDNTLAPDSTVPSTAVSESGIASQNSMAGIESDSKQAVETTMEQTASSFEDFWMDYVGPETTSDEHDLTSENNDLAAGWQCGDKFDIPNDGLMETCQASSIDGEPNQKPESSSVNPWEEEVPFQVQSSEVLLLPYREEGYTDGEIMKGEAEASSSFVGCEQDEAEFDGIGDLFNEPEVSAAPVAGPSLPNEVAGPVFIAGIGSESDPDEVDDTDSPVSIESCLSHFVKPELLSNDNAWECENCSKILQQQRLDAKKKQAKISSKTLLNGGETQIQSDSVSLYKDISYASEVRNFQNGDGIPNNLLNSTPEVFDSGNDSSNKKFIQAEIVQTEMEPFISQSEERKYEMNVSHSSGYYESCNGETLSGPPVDSCSVDETRGTGYTMAKDEQTGSNFSGTCESDVNEDEDKTSKKLNVKRDATKRVLIDKAPPILTIHLKRFSQDARGRLCKLSGHVTFRDVLDLGPYMDPRCVDTERYVYRLLGVVEHLGTMRGGHYIAYVRGDERNKGKADKEQGGSVWYYASDAHVREVSLEEVLRCDAYLLFYEKVSN
- the LOC7496628 gene encoding ubiquitin carboxyl-terminal hydrolase 2 isoform X1, whose translation is MGKRANKKKARPPQKEKRVAGHSPNIVPEQANPNVEIVDGVTAVKERKLCSHFDKGFDANKLSDKIRSLDSLRCEDCREGVGDRKGAKGRGKQAKKKGSGSVDSKSQSKAIWVCLECGHLACGGVGLPTTAQSHAVRHSKQSRHPLVFQWENPQLQWCFPCNTLIPVEKTEGNGEKKDSVFEVVKTIKAQSFEQSSVDAVDVWIGRGSILSELNAEGTEATSSEGRSGHVVRGLVNLGNTCFFNSVMQNLLSMNKLRDYLNEEASLGPLSIALKKLFTDLQAEASLRNVINPKSFFGSVCSKAPQFRGYQQQDSHELLCCLLDGLSTEELIVRKRRNASKEDGIPPKHGPTFVDSAFGGRISSTVCCVECGHSSIMHEPFLDLSLPVPMKKPPIKKVQPVSRAKKTKLPPKRGGKVQPKVNKNMDSVPAQNISNPSVHSESSCQTQSSSDNTLAPDSTVPSTAVSESGIASQNSMAGIESDSKQAVETTMEQTASSFEDFWMDYVGPETTSDEHDLTSENNDLAAGWQCGDKFDIPNDGLMETCQASSIDGEPNQKPESSSVNPWEEEVPFQVQSSEVLLLPYREEGYTDGEIMKGEAEASSSFVGCEQDEAEFDGIGDLFNEPEVSAAPVAGPSLPNEVAGPVFIAGIGSESDPDEVDDTDSPVSIESCLSHFVKPELLSNDNAWECENCSKILQQQRLDAKKKQAKISSKTLLNGGETQIQSDSVSLYKDISYASEVRNFQNGDGIPNNLLNSTPEVFDSGNDSSNKKFIQAEIVQTEMEPFISQSEERKYEMNVSHSSGYYESCNGETLSGPPVDSCSVDETRGTGYTMAKDEQTGSNFSGTCESDVNEDEDKTSKKLNVKRDATKRVLIDKAPPILTIHLKRFSQDARGRLCKLSGHVTFRDVLDLGPYMDPSIYRCVDTERYVYRLLGVVEHLGTMRGGHYIAYVRGDERNKGKADKEQGGSVWYYASDAHVREVSLEEVLRCDAYLLFYEKVSN
- the LOC7496628 gene encoding ubiquitin carboxyl-terminal hydrolase 2 isoform X3, with the protein product MGKRANKKKARPPQKEKRVAGHSPNIVPEQANPNVEIVDGVTAVKERKLCSHFDKGFDANKLSDKIRSLDSLRCEDCREGVGDRKGAKGRGKQAKKKGSGSVDSKSQSKAIWVCLECGHLACGGVGLPTTAQSHAVRHSKQSRHPLVFQWENPQLQWCFPCNTLIPVEKTEGNGEKKDSVFEVVKTIKAQSFEQSSVDAVDVWIGRGSILSELNAEGTEATSSEGRSGHVVRGLVNLGNTCFFNSVMQNLLSMNKLRDYLNEEASLGPLSIALKKLFTDLQAEASLRNVINPKSFFGSVCSKAPQFRGYQQQDSHELLCCLLDGLSTEELIVRKRRNASKEDGIPPKHGPTFVDSAFGGRISSTVCCVECGHSSIMHEPFLDLSLPVPMKKPPIKKVQPVSRAKKTKLPPKRGGKVQPKVNKNMDSVPAQNISNPSVHSESSCQTQSSSDNTLAPDSTVPSTAVSESGIASQNSMAGIESDSKQAVETTMEQTASSFEDFWMDYVGPETTSDEHDLTSENNDLAAGWQCGDKFDIPNDGLMETCQASSIDGEPNQKPESSSVNPWEEEVPFQVQSSEVLLLPYREEGYTDGEIMKGEAEASSSFVGCEQDEAEFDGIGDLFNEPEVSAAPVAGPSLPNEVAGPVFIAGIGSESDPDEVDDTDSPVSIESCLSHFVKPELLSNDNAWECENCSKILQQQRLDAKKKQAKISSKTLLNGGETQIQSDSVSLYKDISYASEVRNFQNGDGIPNNLLNSTPEVFDSGNDSSNKKFIQAEIVQTEMEPFISQSEERKYEMNVSHSSGYYESCNGETLSGPPVDSCSVDETRGTGYTMAKDEQTGSNFSGTCESDVNEDEDKTSKKLNVKRDATKRVLIDKAPPILTIHLKRFSQDARGRLCKLSGHVTFRDVLDLGPYMDPSCYIVEHLQVC